A single region of the Corallincola holothuriorum genome encodes:
- a CDS encoding TetR/AcrR family transcriptional regulator translates to MRLDTKTRILDEAELLFAERGFSDTSLRLITTRAEVNLASVNYHFGSKKALIRAVLERYLQTFMPALDEALSNLLKQQRRPEMTEVFEAFVEPLLLLNGIREKGTTLFMQLLGRGYSDTQGHLRWYLIANHGAVIERISEAVRAAYPELSASDLFWRLHFTLGTVIFTMASQQALSEISDADFNQSVDIEDVIRRVIPYIAAGVSAPIPTNLRNEDNHVTFLKV, encoded by the coding sequence GTGCGGCTTGATACGAAAACAAGAATTTTAGATGAAGCAGAACTGCTGTTTGCAGAGCGCGGCTTCTCCGATACGTCGTTAAGACTGATCACCACGCGAGCTGAAGTCAATTTGGCCTCAGTTAATTATCATTTTGGCTCAAAAAAGGCGCTGATCCGTGCTGTTTTGGAGCGTTATCTCCAAACATTTATGCCCGCTCTTGATGAAGCGCTTAGCAACTTGCTTAAACAGCAACGGCGCCCTGAAATGACCGAGGTGTTTGAGGCGTTTGTTGAGCCCTTGCTGCTATTAAATGGTATTAGGGAGAAGGGCACAACGTTGTTTATGCAGTTGCTAGGTAGAGGCTATAGCGACACGCAGGGGCACTTGCGTTGGTATTTGATTGCTAATCACGGCGCAGTGATTGAAAGGATCAGTGAAGCGGTGCGCGCCGCGTATCCGGAGTTGTCTGCCAGTGATCTGTTTTGGCGTCTGCATTTCACCCTTGGTACGGTTATTTTTACGATGGCGTCGCAACAAGCTTTGAGCGAAATATCAGATGCTGATTTTAATCAGTCTGTTGATATCGAAGATGTCATTCGACGGGTTATACCCTATATCGCAGCTGGGGTGAGTGCTCCTATTCCAACGAATCTTCGTAATGAAGATAACCACGTTACTTTTTTGAAGGTCTGA